A genomic region of Desulfotignum phosphitoxidans DSM 13687 contains the following coding sequences:
- the rfbC gene encoding dTDP-4-dehydrorhamnose 3,5-epimerase: MQIKQLSLSGIHEITLSPFADERGCFMRVFDREIFKQANLPWNWVQENVSINKKKGILRGLHFILPPHTDGKLIRCSKGRIWDVVVDLRKDSPTEGQHLAFELREDEFKWIYIPKGFAHGFCTLADNSELVYKHDAFYHQPSDSGILWSDPELNINWPVEDPLMSEKDQNLMTFTAFKSNHGGL; this comes from the coding sequence ATGCAGATAAAACAACTGTCTTTAAGCGGCATTCATGAGATTACCCTCAGCCCCTTTGCAGATGAAAGGGGCTGTTTCATGCGGGTGTTTGACCGGGAAATTTTCAAACAGGCAAACCTGCCCTGGAACTGGGTCCAGGAAAATGTATCCATCAACAAAAAAAAAGGCATTCTCCGGGGCCTGCATTTTATCCTGCCCCCGCACACTGACGGCAAACTGATCCGATGTTCTAAGGGCAGAATCTGGGATGTGGTGGTGGATCTACGGAAAGACTCCCCCACAGAGGGACAGCACCTGGCCTTTGAATTACGTGAAGATGAGTTCAAATGGATCTATATCCCCAAAGGATTTGCCCATGGGTTCTGCACCCTGGCCGACAACAGTGAACTGGTCTACAAACATGACGCGTTTTATCATCAGCCATCGGATTCCGGGATTCTGTGGTCTGATCCGGAACTGAATATCAACTGGCCGGTGGAAGATCCCCTGATGTCGGAAAAAGATCAAAATCTCATGACTTTTACCGCGTTTAAATCAAACCATGGCGGTTTATAA
- a CDS encoding DegT/DnrJ/EryC1/StrS family aminotransferase yields the protein MDIRLFKPSVGKEELENLKAVFDRAWLGLGPMVSQFEDEWCRYIGCKISIGVNSATAALHLALTAFQFPAGKKVLVPAITFTSTASVVLYNRLTPVFVDVDPDTTVMDMDDLRSKIDPDCVAVIPVHNAGYPVPMNELMALADQHHLKVIEDCAHCAGGSYKGKKLGTWGHIGCFSFEEKKCMTTGDGGMICSDDPELIEPLRAYRWVGIDKDTWRRAESAKGRQENEALHWHYEISVLGYKYNMNDIMAAIGLAQLKKLDAMNARRRAIIGKYLDGIKDIPAISPYTKYSIEGHEAYWFFGIRCKQRDEMIIHLKNNGIATGVHFYPLPLHPLFKPYDNGCPMAKNIWKTFITLPSHVDLKDDEIAYVIENLQGFFK from the coding sequence ATGGATATCAGATTGTTCAAGCCCAGTGTGGGCAAAGAAGAACTGGAAAACCTGAAGGCCGTGTTTGACCGGGCCTGGCTGGGGCTGGGCCCCATGGTTTCACAATTTGAAGATGAATGGTGCCGGTATATCGGATGCAAAATATCCATCGGTGTGAATTCCGCCACAGCGGCCCTGCACCTGGCCCTCACGGCATTTCAATTTCCTGCCGGTAAAAAAGTGCTGGTGCCGGCCATCACATTCACCTCCACTGCCTCGGTGGTACTATACAATCGCTTGACCCCGGTGTTTGTGGATGTGGACCCGGATACCACGGTCATGGATATGGATGACCTGAGATCAAAAATCGATCCGGATTGTGTGGCGGTCATACCGGTTCATAATGCTGGATATCCCGTTCCCATGAATGAGCTGATGGCTTTGGCGGATCAACACCATTTAAAGGTGATTGAAGACTGCGCCCATTGTGCGGGCGGTTCTTATAAAGGAAAAAAACTGGGCACCTGGGGGCATATCGGCTGTTTCAGTTTTGAGGAAAAAAAATGCATGACCACCGGGGACGGGGGCATGATCTGTTCTGATGATCCGGAACTGATCGAGCCTCTGCGGGCTTACCGCTGGGTGGGAATCGACAAGGACACCTGGCGGCGGGCGGAATCCGCCAAAGGCAGGCAGGAGAATGAAGCCCTGCACTGGCATTATGAAATTTCGGTGCTGGGATACAAGTACAACATGAACGATATCATGGCAGCCATCGGCCTTGCCCAGCTCAAAAAGCTGGATGCCATGAATGCCCGCAGGCGGGCTATTATCGGCAAATACCTGGACGGGATAAAAGACATTCCGGCAATTTCGCCCTATACCAAGTACAGCATTGAAGGCCATGAAGCATACTGGTTTTTCGGTATCCGGTGCAAACAGCGGGATGAAATGATTATTCATCTCAAAAACAACGGTATTGCCACAGGGGTTCATTTTTATCCATTGCCCCTGCATCCGCTTTTCAAACCGTATGACAATGGCTGTCCAATGGCAAAAAATATCTGGAAAACCTTTATTACCCTGCCGTCCCATGTGGATCTAAAGGATGATGAAATTGCATATGTGATCGAGAATTTGCAAGGGTTTTTCAAATGA
- a CDS encoding GNAT family N-acetyltransferase encodes MKIVKNTNCESAVDFLKRNFSSPTHWPDWNLVVSKHFKTDFFYLYAYEGDELVGICPVHRQKKGVLSFYQSGQFHFIPYGGWIFSRNVNYQQQLFSVDNFGHFQAFCLPVLQEFGFQTAGDDKNFQTLVLDLKDDLDTIWTEQIHSKRKNMIRKAEKNDIQIDITKRCNNSFFDIYQKASTRNELDVLALDFFSDLLVESPNISIEILSAVKNNEPIANLVIVYDKDYAIYWLGNHADNAPNSGQGELLQWEAIKRMKEKGCSYYDLCYIEKERLPHIYKFKSGFCKNETYVPFFSHKTLLFKIINKLNN; translated from the coding sequence ATGAAAATAGTCAAAAATACAAACTGCGAATCGGCTGTCGATTTTCTGAAGAGAAATTTTTCTTCACCAACCCACTGGCCTGATTGGAACCTGGTCGTCAGTAAGCATTTCAAAACAGATTTTTTTTATTTATATGCATATGAAGGTGATGAACTGGTAGGAATTTGTCCGGTTCACAGGCAAAAAAAAGGTGTGTTGTCCTTTTACCAATCTGGGCAATTTCATTTTATACCCTATGGGGGTTGGATTTTTTCCAGGAATGTGAATTATCAACAACAACTTTTCTCTGTTGACAATTTTGGGCATTTTCAAGCTTTTTGCTTGCCGGTTTTACAAGAATTCGGTTTTCAAACAGCAGGTGATGATAAAAATTTCCAAACCCTTGTTTTAGACTTGAAGGATGATTTGGATACAATCTGGACGGAGCAGATTCATTCAAAAAGAAAAAATATGATCAGGAAAGCTGAGAAGAATGATATTCAAATCGATATAACAAAAAGGTGTAACAATAGTTTTTTTGACATATATCAAAAAGCGAGCACTCGAAATGAGTTAGATGTATTGGCTCTCGATTTTTTTTCAGATCTTTTGGTCGAATCTCCAAATATATCCATTGAAATTCTTTCAGCTGTGAAAAATAATGAACCCATTGCCAATCTGGTAATTGTGTATGATAAGGATTACGCAATATATTGGTTAGGGAATCACGCTGATAATGCACCCAATTCTGGTCAGGGTGAATTGCTGCAATGGGAAGCAATCAAACGAATGAAAGAAAAAGGATGCTCCTATTATGATCTTTGTTACATAGAAAAAGAGAGGTTGCCGCATATCTACAAATTTAAAAGTGGTTTTTGTAAAAATGAAACATACGTCCCTTTTTTTAGCCACAAGACATTGTTGTTTAAAATTATTAATAAGCTTAATAATTAA
- a CDS encoding formyltransferase family protein, producing the protein MNYLLFANPYSGGPILKELFRSRTSPKIVVTFFNNVDTWKRILLRFLKKGLTVEDRCRFLYKIKFYDYYSLHEERLKKIIEKEQIDIAFITTFSRIIPASLIDLFPKGVYNLHPSLLPKHGGANPIFWVIYDNDEFTGTTCHKAIDQIDAGEIIYQNKYKVQNMTGKQLFYEYTKDCSQIIRKVLNEYEDMITDCRVQNNIEYDPQNIPALDELKILATDKESKRRVNKALSLFNKSI; encoded by the coding sequence ATGAATTATTTACTTTTTGCTAATCCTTATAGTGGTGGACCTATCCTGAAGGAATTATTTCGTTCAAGAACGTCTCCAAAAATTGTTGTAACTTTTTTTAATAATGTGGACACGTGGAAAAGAATATTGTTGAGGTTTTTAAAAAAGGGTTTAACTGTAGAAGATAGATGCAGATTCCTTTATAAAATAAAGTTTTATGACTATTATTCTCTTCATGAAGAGAGGTTGAAAAAAATAATAGAAAAAGAACAAATAGATATTGCATTCATAACAACCTTTTCAAGAATAATTCCTGCATCTTTAATCGATCTTTTTCCAAAAGGTGTTTATAATTTACACCCTTCCTTATTGCCTAAACATGGTGGCGCAAATCCAATCTTCTGGGTCATTTATGATAATGATGAATTTACAGGCACAACTTGTCATAAGGCCATTGATCAGATAGATGCAGGCGAAATAATTTATCAAAATAAATATAAAGTACAAAACATGACCGGTAAACAGCTATTTTATGAATACACAAAAGATTGCTCACAAATAATTCGGAAAGTATTAAATGAGTATGAAGATATGATTACTGATTGTAGAGTTCAAAACAATATTGAATATGACCCTCAAAATATCCCTGCCTTAGATGAATTAAAAATATTAGCAACGGATAAAGAAAGTAAAAGAAGAGTAAACAAAGCATTGAGCTTGTTTAATAAATCTATTTAA
- a CDS encoding acyltransferase: MTKYLGLPKSLYLNIKYFGIKDGLKLPIMLAGKVVLKNCKGTVKIGSPLKRGMILIGFTSTPLSTLKEHSVWNIEGELEFKGNATLGRGTKIAVGKNAKLTIGKHFEITANSSISCHNEIVIGEKCLFSWDILLLDTDGHPYFSQQNELMNPNGKIIVGDNCWLGCRCLVLKNTQIGSGSIVASGSLLNKKFEKTDCLIAGAPAKIKKENISRTKS, encoded by the coding sequence ATGACAAAATATTTGGGTTTGCCTAAATCGCTTTATCTAAACATAAAATACTTTGGCATAAAAGATGGTTTGAAGCTTCCAATTATGTTGGCCGGCAAGGTTGTATTAAAAAATTGCAAGGGAACAGTAAAAATTGGCTCGCCTTTAAAAAGAGGAATGATCCTTATTGGGTTCACTTCGACCCCATTATCAACCTTGAAAGAACATTCAGTATGGAATATCGAAGGTGAACTCGAATTTAAAGGAAATGCTACCCTTGGCAGAGGAACGAAAATTGCTGTCGGGAAAAATGCAAAGCTAACAATCGGAAAACATTTTGAAATAACAGCAAATAGTTCCATTTCATGTCATAATGAAATTGTTATAGGCGAAAAATGTCTTTTTTCATGGGACATATTATTGCTGGATACAGATGGTCATCCATATTTTAGCCAACAAAATGAATTGATGAATCCAAATGGCAAGATTATTGTTGGGGATAATTGCTGGTTAGGCTGCCGTTGTCTTGTTCTTAAAAATACTCAGATTGGTTCCGGTTCAATTGTCGCTTCCGGGTCTTTGTTGAACAAAAAATTTGAAAAAACAGATTGTTTGATTGCCGGGGCCCCGGCAAAGATAAAAAAGGAGAATATTTCTAGAACCAAATCATGA
- a CDS encoding oligosaccharide flippase family protein, whose amino-acid sequence MLKQKFLIDFVSKFGIIFLTATTGIVVARLAGPSVVGTISYATAYVSMFSFVTGLFGSAHIKLVSEGQTEADCNQTYLYLFQGSLVVYAFIVLCCFMVQKFALGYDFDGDFTETVILTILLATVVLNFYQFAQTIFVARTEHSRSNMPLFVRAILYNLFRLIVVLFGYGALALAGTNLLSAILMLPLVIYFLKKIDYGKFDVRLFKKYWAISLPLLIFGISNSIITYSDKLILEFYSDKHEIGIYTAAASIGGMLILLGNTVGTIFFPLFSSLISRNAISELINKIYQFERFIFVFILPFIITLSIFSVPIMLTLLGPKYEQSGPIFGLLVFSSFFIIWGMPYGNVLTGMGLFWLAAILNILKAFLFIVTLMICLHPKLLNMGAKALAVTQLISNFFVFFVFYVISYYKIKVQFITFQLKYIIFGLIVYSFTVLLIVPLIDPYSIYIKTIIIMPIYGLMVFILQYVFGLLEKRDLHMLSELFNLKKIYNYIKSEL is encoded by the coding sequence TTGCTTAAACAGAAATTTTTAATTGATTTTGTATCTAAATTTGGCATCATCTTCCTTACTGCAACTACAGGCATCGTCGTTGCCCGGTTAGCTGGCCCTTCTGTTGTCGGTACAATTTCTTATGCAACAGCTTATGTATCAATGTTCTCATTTGTTACTGGATTGTTTGGATCAGCACATATTAAGTTGGTCTCTGAGGGTCAGACTGAGGCTGATTGTAATCAAACATATCTGTACCTATTTCAAGGATCCTTGGTTGTTTATGCTTTCATCGTTTTATGTTGTTTTATGGTTCAAAAATTTGCTTTGGGATATGATTTTGATGGTGATTTTACTGAAACTGTCATATTGACCATATTGCTTGCGACTGTTGTTCTAAACTTTTATCAATTTGCTCAAACGATATTCGTGGCTCGTACAGAACATTCCAGATCCAATATGCCTCTATTTGTTCGGGCTATTTTATATAACCTATTTCGACTCATCGTGGTGTTATTCGGTTATGGCGCTTTAGCTCTTGCTGGTACAAATTTGTTGAGTGCTATTTTAATGCTTCCTTTAGTTATCTATTTTTTGAAAAAAATCGATTATGGGAAATTTGACGTTAGATTATTTAAAAAATATTGGGCCATTTCTTTACCACTCCTGATTTTTGGAATTTCAAATTCGATTATTACATATTCTGATAAATTAATACTGGAATTTTATAGTGATAAACATGAAATTGGTATATATACTGCCGCAGCGAGCATTGGTGGTATGTTGATATTGTTGGGCAATACTGTTGGTACTATTTTTTTCCCTCTGTTCTCCTCACTTATTTCCAGAAATGCAATATCTGAACTAATAAATAAAATTTATCAATTTGAGCGTTTTATTTTTGTTTTTATCCTACCGTTCATAATAACGCTCTCTATTTTTTCTGTTCCTATCATGCTTACACTTTTAGGGCCAAAATACGAGCAGTCGGGACCGATTTTTGGACTTTTAGTTTTCTCTTCATTTTTCATTATCTGGGGTATGCCCTATGGTAATGTGCTCACGGGAATGGGCTTGTTTTGGCTGGCTGCGATCCTTAATATTTTAAAGGCATTTCTATTTATTGTAACATTGATGATTTGTCTGCATCCTAAATTGTTAAATATGGGTGCAAAGGCCCTTGCAGTGACCCAATTGATTTCAAATTTTTTTGTATTTTTTGTATTTTATGTTATTTCATATTACAAAATTAAAGTACAATTTATAACATTTCAGTTAAAATATATCATTTTTGGATTGATTGTTTATTCTTTTACAGTTTTATTGATCGTTCCATTAATTGATCCTTATTCGATCTACATAAAAACTATAATCATAATGCCAATTTATGGATTGATGGTCTTTATTCTTCAGTATGTCTTTGGTTTATTAGAAAAAAGAGATTTACACATGCTTTCCGAATTATTTAATCTCAAAAAAATTTATAATTATATTAAAAGCGAATTATAA
- a CDS encoding glycosyltransferase family 2 protein, with product MKTKKVSVVMLNWNTPEMTIECINSVLQSDYKNIEVNVVDNGSVDNSYEILTDRYRNLVNVYRIDKNIGYAMGMNYGLKKARNQNPDYFLIINNDTIIDKNAITQLVKTALKHENLCVVTGKVFHFDDRNRLQTVGNRFDRKKIISKKIGWNELDTGQYDNEEIRDMVDDVFLLLPIQAYLLTNGYSNYFYMNYEQTDMILRLIDLGFKPVYTPNAKLWHKGSYSTGGIGNPYMMYWEGKSNIIIHKMHQNNFDFMVFYITNLVMVLWSLMKGCIGSFIGKTKNLKSRYARFRGVLSGTIWIFNRENETGYNPFY from the coding sequence ATGAAAACAAAAAAAGTAAGTGTTGTTATGTTAAACTGGAACACACCTGAAATGACGATAGAGTGTATAAATTCAGTTTTACAGTCTGATTATAAAAACATTGAAGTCAATGTAGTAGATAATGGTTCTGTAGATAACAGTTATGAAATACTAACGGATAGGTATAGGAATCTGGTTAATGTTTATAGAATAGATAAAAATATTGGATACGCAATGGGTATGAACTATGGTTTAAAAAAAGCAAGAAATCAAAACCCAGATTACTTTTTAATAATCAACAATGATACCATTATTGATAAGAATGCGATCACTCAACTTGTCAAAACCGCACTAAAACATGAAAATCTATGTGTTGTGACAGGTAAGGTTTTTCATTTTGATGATCGTAACAGGCTTCAGACTGTTGGAAATAGATTTGATCGAAAGAAAATTATAAGTAAAAAGATTGGATGGAATGAACTTGATACAGGACAGTATGATAATGAAGAGATTCGAGACATGGTCGATGATGTTTTTTTATTGCTGCCCATTCAAGCATATCTGTTAACAAATGGGTATTCGAATTATTTTTATATGAATTATGAGCAAACAGATATGATTCTAAGGCTAATTGATTTAGGATTTAAGCCTGTCTATACTCCTAATGCTAAACTATGGCACAAAGGAAGTTATTCAACAGGAGGTATTGGAAACCCTTATATGATGTATTGGGAAGGTAAAAGCAATATTATTATCCATAAAATGCATCAAAATAATTTTGATTTTATGGTTTTTTATATAACTAATCTTGTCATGGTTTTATGGAGTTTGATGAAAGGGTGTATAGGATCTTTTATAGGTAAGACAAAAAATTTAAAATCACGATATGCTCGGTTTCGTGGTGTTTTATCTGGGACAATTTGGATTTTTAATAGAGAGAATGAAACTGGATACAATCCTTTCTATTAA
- a CDS encoding polysaccharide biosynthesis protein — translation MNCFEDMRILVTGSCGTIGTELIRQLLCEYSAAEVIGVDNNESEIFFQQQHYSEYKNSRFLLADIRDRNKLARLFQGIDIVFHAAAYKHVILCEYSPYETVQTNIIGVHNVVDAAIENKVKRVIFTSSDKAVNPTNVMGTSKLMGERLITAANSNMHSGDTLFSSTRFGNVMGSRGSVVPIFSKQIKKGGPVTLTDNRMTRFIMSIREAASLVIDSANLACGGEVFVTKMPVIRIKDLAVVMIEEFSKQYGYNPGDIEIKTIGSKPGEKLYEELMSEEETARTIELEKYFIILPAFRSLYRSINYDFKGVVSSNCFTPYNSSNQPIMSKNELVCFLNDNKLIDFC, via the coding sequence ATGAATTGTTTTGAAGATATGCGAATATTGGTTACGGGTTCTTGCGGTACTATCGGGACTGAATTAATAAGACAGCTACTCTGTGAATATTCTGCAGCTGAAGTTATTGGTGTGGATAACAACGAAAGTGAAATTTTTTTTCAACAACAACATTATTCAGAATACAAAAATTCAAGATTTTTACTTGCTGATATTCGAGATAGAAATAAGCTCGCAAGGCTGTTTCAAGGCATTGACATAGTTTTTCATGCAGCTGCCTACAAGCACGTAATTTTGTGCGAATACTCGCCTTATGAAACTGTTCAGACTAATATTATTGGTGTGCACAACGTGGTTGATGCAGCGATTGAGAATAAAGTCAAACGGGTTATATTCACAAGTTCTGATAAAGCTGTAAATCCTACGAATGTTATGGGTACATCTAAATTGATGGGCGAACGATTAATCACCGCTGCAAATAGCAACATGCATTCTGGTGATACACTTTTTTCCTCAACACGGTTTGGTAATGTAATGGGTTCAAGAGGATCAGTCGTTCCTATCTTTAGCAAACAGATAAAAAAAGGGGGGCCAGTAACTTTGACGGATAATCGTATGACAAGATTTATTATGTCAATAAGAGAAGCTGCGAGCCTTGTTATCGATTCTGCAAATCTTGCATGTGGGGGCGAAGTTTTTGTTACAAAAATGCCAGTAATTAGAATAAAAGATTTAGCGGTTGTTATGATTGAGGAATTTTCTAAGCAATATGGTTATAATCCGGGAGATATCGAAATTAAAACAATTGGTTCAAAACCTGGAGAAAAACTTTATGAAGAATTGATGAGCGAGGAAGAAACTGCGAGAACTATTGAACTTGAAAAATATTTTATTATACTTCCTGCTTTTCGCTCTTTATACAGATCCATAAACTACGATTTTAAAGGCGTTGTATCTTCAAATTGTTTTACCCCTTATAATTCTTCCAATCAGCCAATTATGAGCAAAAATGAACTGGTTTGTTTTCTAAATGACAATAAATTGATAGATTTTTGTTAA